In the genome of Candidatus Nealsonbacteria bacterium, one region contains:
- a CDS encoding undecaprenyl diphosphate synthase family protein, with product MSDKIKNIPKHVAVIPDGNRRWARKRGLKPWIGHQEGV from the coding sequence ATGTCAGATAAAATAAAAAACATTCCAAAACACGTCGCCGTTATTCCTGATGGTAACCGGCGCTGGGCGAGAAAACGGGGATTAAAACCCTGGATTGGCCATCAAGAGGGGGTA
- a CDS encoding NAD(P)/FAD-dependent oxidoreductase: protein MKVAIIGAGITGLYLAWKLAEKGEEVKVFEKKEKIGKEVCSGLFSERILKFIPESKKLIQNQIESCLIHFPKRTLKINFSRQFLVMSHFELDNLVKNKAQRAGAKIILNYNVTKQGLVTLQNGFERVIGCDGANSVVREKLGLPTPDYRLAIQGFIPKSDYSSYVETWPVKQGFIWKIPRKKEIEYGIIASPKEAKLLFEEFLKENNLHLERINSAIVPQGLIIPSHSTITLCGDAAGLTKPWSGGGVIWGLIAADLLLKNFPDFLKYQKEIKKFFSVKILFSKIATKMVYFFGFKIPWILPKNYKIESDFLM from the coding sequence ATGAAAGTAGCCATCATTGGAGCGGGAATAACGGGCCTATATTTAGCCTGGAAATTAGCTGAAAAAGGCGAGGAGGTGAAGGTTTTTGAAAAAAAAGAAAAAATTGGAAAGGAAGTTTGTTCTGGTCTTTTTTCAGAAAGAATTTTAAAATTCATTCCCGAGAGCAAAAAATTAATTCAAAATCAGATAGAGTCTTGTCTGATTCATTTCCCAAAAAGGACATTAAAAATTAATTTTTCTAGACAATTTCTGGTAATGAGCCATTTTGAACTTGATAATTTAGTTAAAAATAAAGCTCAAAGAGCCGGCGCGAAAATTATCTTAAATTATAATGTAACGAAGCAAGGCCTCGTTACATTACAAAATGGTTTTGAAAGGGTAATTGGTTGCGATGGAGCGAATTCGGTGGTCAGGGAAAAATTGGGCTTACCAACACCTGACTATCGTTTAGCAATTCAAGGATTTATTCCAAAAAGTGACTATTCAAGTTATGTGGAAACTTGGCCGGTAAAACAGGGTTTTATATGGAAGATTCCTCGGAAAAAAGAAATAGAATATGGGATCATCGCCAGCCCAAAAGAAGCTAAACTCCTTTTTGAAGAATTTTTAAAGGAAAATAATCTTCATTTAGAAAGAATAAATTCAGCAATAGTTCCCCAGGGTTTGATAATTCCTTCTCACTCAACCATTACCCTTTGCGGCGATGCGGCCGGTCTTACCAAGCCCTGGAGCGGGGGAGGGGTAATTTGGGGATTGATAGCCGCTGATTTGCTCTTAAAAAATTTTCCAGATTTTTTAAAATACCAAAAAGAAATAAAAAAGTTTTTTTCAGTAAAAATTCTTTTTTCGAAGATAGCTACTAAAATGGTTTATTTTTTCGGATTTAAAATTCCTTGGATTTTGCCGAAAAATTATAAAATTGAAAGCGATTTTTTAATGTAA
- the rpmA gene encoding 50S ribosomal protein L27 — MAKTKATGTTKLGRDSRPKYLGVKLFDGQKTKIGSIIIRQRGTKFLPGKNVARGSDDTLYALKEGLVKFSTKRKKGFDNSQRIAKIVNVE; from the coding sequence ATGGCAAAAACTAAGGCTACTGGAACAACTAAATTAGGCAGGGATTCGCGTCCTAAATACCTCGGGGTTAAACTTTTTGATGGTCAAAAAACAAAAATTGGCAGTATTATCATTCGTCAAAGAGGAACAAAATTTCTACCCGGAAAAAATGTTGCCCGTGGGAGCGATGACACTCTTTATGCTTTAAAAGAAGGGCTGGTTAAATTTTCAACTAAAAGAAAAAAAGGGTTTGATAATTCTCAGCGGATCGCCAAAATTGTTAATGTGGAATAG
- a CDS encoding CTP synthase, translated as MPKYIFVAGGVMSGIGKGVATASIGKILQSKGFKVTAIKIDPYINVDAGTMNPIEHGEIFVTKDGVECDQDVGNYERFLNEELTTENYITTGRVYQAVISRERNLEYGGKCVEVVPHIPEEVISRIKKAAKKTKFKELRSSHAEPCDSEAKGEKRTKFSSTASAKASAADFVLIEIGGTVGEYQNLLFLEAARMMRLKEPKNVLFILVSYLPIPEMIGEMKTKPTQTAVRALNTAGIQPDIILGRSRIPLDEPRKRKISIFCNVDIKDVISAPDIKSIYEVPLNFEKENLGNRILKKFGLRTKKKNLKDWERLVKVIKTAKTGVKIGMVGKYFETGKFTLMDSYISIIEAIKHACWFHKRKPEIYWIGAEKYEKNPQLVRELKNYDGIIVPGGFGSRGVEGKIKAIEFCRKQKIPFLGLCLGMQLAVVEFARNVCGLKKANSTEFLSNCPCPVIDVMSEQRALLKGKKYGGTMRLGAYLCEIKPKTKAFSAYRCNFTSERHRHRYELNNEFREVLERRGMVMAGINPEKDLVEIIELKNHPFFVASQFHPEFKSKPLNPHPLFREFVRIATKLRGNR; from the coding sequence ATGCCAAAATATATTTTTGTTGCTGGCGGGGTGATGTCCGGCATTGGCAAAGGAGTAGCCACAGCCAGTATTGGAAAAATTTTGCAAAGCAAGGGTTTTAAGGTAACGGCCATTAAGATTGACCCTTATATTAATGTTGATGCCGGGACAATGAATCCCATTGAACATGGCGAGATTTTCGTGACCAAGGATGGTGTGGAGTGCGATCAGGACGTGGGAAATTACGAAAGATTTTTAAACGAGGAATTAACCACTGAAAATTATATTACCACTGGCCGAGTTTATCAGGCAGTAATTTCGCGAGAAAGAAATTTAGAATATGGAGGAAAATGCGTTGAAGTGGTTCCTCATATTCCAGAAGAGGTAATTTCTCGAATAAAAAAAGCAGCCAAAAAAACCAAGTTCAAAGAGCTTCGCTCTTCTCACGCTGAGCCTTGTGATAGCGAGGCGAAGGGGGAGAAGAGAACAAAATTTTCTTCGACCGCCTCAGCTAAAGCTTCGGCGGCTGATTTTGTTTTAATAGAAATTGGGGGAACAGTAGGGGAGTATCAAAATCTTCTCTTTCTGGAAGCAGCCAGAATGATGCGCTTGAAAGAACCAAAAAATGTTCTTTTTATTTTAGTCAGCTATTTACCAATTCCAGAAATGATTGGAGAAATGAAAACTAAACCGACCCAAACAGCCGTCAGGGCCCTCAATACAGCTGGAATTCAACCAGACATTATTTTAGGCCGCTCAAGAATACCTTTAGATGAACCAAGAAAAAGAAAAATATCTATCTTTTGTAATGTAGATATCAAAGATGTAATTTCAGCTCCTGATATTAAGTCAATTTACGAAGTGCCTCTTAATTTTGAGAAGGAAAATTTGGGAAATAGAATTTTGAAAAAATTTGGCCTGAGAACGAAGAAAAAGAATTTAAAAGATTGGGAGAGATTAGTGAAAGTGATTAAAACTGCTAAAACAGGGGTTAAAATCGGAATGGTTGGAAAATATTTTGAAACAGGCAAATTTACTTTAATGGATTCTTATATTTCCATAATTGAAGCAATAAAGCATGCCTGCTGGTTCCATAAAAGAAAACCCGAGATTTATTGGATAGGAGCTGAAAAATATGAAAAGAATCCCCAATTAGTTAGAGAGTTAAAAAATTATGATGGAATAATTGTTCCTGGCGGTTTTGGAAGCAGGGGAGTGGAGGGAAAGATAAAAGCAATTGAATTTTGCCGAAAACAAAAAATCCCTTTCTTGGGACTTTGTCTCGGAATGCAGTTAGCAGTAGTTGAATTTGCCAGGAATGTTTGCGGTTTGAAAAAAGCGAATTCAACCGAATTTTTATCAAACTGTCCCTGTCCGGTAATTGATGTGATGTCCGAGCAAAGAGCTCTTTTGAAAGGAAAAAAATATGGGGGAACGATGAGATTAGGAGCTTATTTATGCGAGATTAAGCCAAAAACCAAGGCCTTTTCAGCCTACAGGTGTAATTTTACCTCTGAACGTCATCGGCACCGCTACGAGCTAAATAATGAGTTTAGAGAGGTTTTAGAAAGGCGGGGGATGGTTATGGCCGGGATTAATCCTGAAAAAGATCTGGTTGAAATAATTGAACTCAAAAATCATCCCTTTTTTGTCGCCAGTCAATTTCATCCTGAATTTAAATCAAAGCCCTTAAATCCCCACCCCTTATTTAGAGAATTTGTTAGAATAGCGACGAAATTAAGAGGAAACAGATAA
- the rplI gene encoding 50S ribosomal protein L9, translating to MLVILLQDIEKLGKKYDIKEVADGYARNFLIPKGLVKEATKEVLKWLETQKEAEAKKAEQELKKNQDLASAIDGQEVIIPIKISKDEQLFESVTSQKIFEKLKELGFEIKKSQIELEKPIKELGEFPIKIKFKHNLEVEIRVIVAEEK from the coding sequence ATGCTGGTTATTCTTCTTCAAGACATCGAAAAACTTGGTAAAAAATATGACATAAAAGAGGTGGCAGATGGTTATGCCAGGAATTTTTTAATTCCTAAGGGCTTGGTAAAAGAAGCAACCAAGGAAGTATTGAAGTGGCTGGAAACCCAAAAAGAAGCAGAAGCAAAAAAAGCCGAACAAGAGCTTAAGAAAAACCAGGATTTGGCTTCAGCCATTGACGGTCAAGAAGTGATAATTCCCATTAAAATCAGCAAGGACGAGCAGCTTTTTGAATCAGTCACTTCTCAAAAAATTTTTGAAAAGTTAAAAGAGCTCGGTTTTGAAATTAAAAAAAGCCAAATTGAATTGGAAAAACCAATTAAGGAACTGGGAGAGTTTCCGATAAAAATTAAATTTAAACACAATCTGGAAGTAGAAATAAGAGTAATTGTTGCTGAGGAAAAATAA
- a CDS encoding S41 family peptidase, translated as MMEKNKKIIFAFLIISSIGLSLIAGFFFGKFQVVCPVCPAEDVDFSLFWEAYHKLQEKFVDKEKLDIEKMIYGAISGMVQSLNDPHTIFLTPTETKKFLEGVAGRFEGVGMEIGTRKGQLQVISPLKDSPAKKAGLRAGDLIMEIDGKPTTNITIIEAVNLIRGPKGTQVVLTIYRSGWEKPKEIEITRAVIEVPPLKWEIIEGNIVHFELYHFSDRSGYDFRKAAIEILRSPAEKIILDLRNNPGGYLEIAVEIAGWFLNRGEIVAIEDFGNKKEPKTYFAEGNAKLLPYPLIILINEGTASGAEILAGALRDNRGIKLIGEKSFGKGSIQELAGLKGGSALKITIARWLTPKKELITDRGLEPDIKVEMTDEDYEKERDPQLDKAIEVIREMR; from the coding sequence ATGATGGAAAAAAACAAAAAAATAATTTTCGCTTTTTTAATAATATCTTCAATCGGATTAAGTCTTATTGCCGGTTTTTTCTTTGGCAAGTTTCAGGTGGTTTGTCCGGTTTGTCCGGCCGAAGATGTTGATTTCTCCCTTTTTTGGGAGGCTTATCATAAACTTCAGGAAAAATTTGTTGATAAAGAAAAGCTTGATATTGAGAAGATGATTTATGGGGCCATTTCGGGAATGGTTCAGTCCTTGAACGATCCCCATACTATTTTTTTAACCCCAACTGAAACAAAAAAATTTTTAGAAGGAGTTGCCGGTCGCTTTGAAGGCGTTGGAATGGAAATTGGAACTAGGAAAGGTCAGCTCCAGGTAATTTCACCCCTAAAAGACAGTCCGGCAAAAAAGGCTGGCTTAAGAGCTGGCGACTTAATTATGGAAATAGATGGAAAGCCGACTACCAATATAACCATAATTGAAGCGGTTAACTTAATCAGAGGACCAAAAGGAACACAGGTTGTTCTGACAATTTATCGGTCTGGCTGGGAAAAACCAAAGGAAATTGAAATTACCAGGGCTGTAATTGAGGTTCCTCCCTTAAAATGGGAAATAATTGAAGGCAATATTGTTCATTTTGAACTTTACCATTTTTCTGACCGGTCTGGTTATGATTTCAGAAAAGCAGCCATTGAAATTTTAAGAAGCCCGGCTGAAAAAATAATTTTAGACCTTCGCAATAATCCCGGCGGCTATTTGGAGATTGCAGTGGAAATTGCCGGCTGGTTTTTGAATAGAGGAGAGATTGTGGCTATTGAAGATTTTGGCAATAAAAAAGAGCCGAAAACTTACTTTGCCGAGGGAAACGCTAAATTACTGCCTTACCCCCTAATTATTTTAATAAATGAAGGAACGGCTTCAGGAGCCGAAATTTTAGCCGGCGCTTTGCGAGATAACCGCGGTATAAAATTAATCGGCGAAAAATCTTTCGGCAAGGGCTCTATTCAAGAGCTGGCCGGATTAAAGGGGGGATCGGCTTTAAAAATTACCATTGCCAGATGGCTGACCCCAAAAAAAGAACTTATTACTGATAGGGGCTTGGAACCAGATATAAAAGTTGAAATGACTGATGAGGATTATGAAAAAGAGCGTGACCCACAGTTGGACAAAGCTATTGAAGTAATAAGAGAAATGAGATAG
- the dnaJ gene encoding molecular chaperone DnaJ: MSKDYYQILGVSRNASAEEIKKAFHKLAHKHHPHKGGDEKKFKEINEAYQVLSDKEKRTQYDKFGRVFEPGAETGFDFQWAWGKPEGADFEDIFRTDFGDLSEIMEDFFGFGGRRQKKDFKKGKDIAIDLEISLQDTLKGKEQIITLYKMINCSRCAGTGAEPGTKIQECFSCRGKGQVQQIKKTYFGSFTRWIICPECRGEGYRPEKFCNVCQGEGRIKAQDNIKIWIPAGVDTNQEIRIEGKGEAGKRGGKSGDLYVRILVKRHPVFKRRGDDLYISLPITFTQAALGDEIEAPTLDEKNFLLKVPAGLESGKILRISGKGIPHFSGYGKGNLYIELIVKTPKKLTKKQKELLEELKRQGI, from the coding sequence ATGAGTAAAGATTACTATCAAATTTTAGGCGTGTCTCGGAATGCTTCTGCAGAAGAAATAAAAAAGGCCTTTCACAAGTTAGCCCATAAACACCATCCACACAAAGGCGGAGATGAGAAAAAATTTAAAGAGATAAACGAGGCCTACCAAGTTCTTTCCGATAAAGAAAAAAGAACCCAATATGACAAATTTGGCCGGGTTTTTGAACCGGGAGCAGAAACGGGTTTTGATTTTCAATGGGCTTGGGGGAAACCAGAAGGCGCTGATTTTGAAGATATTTTCCGAACCGATTTTGGCGACTTGAGCGAAATAATGGAAGATTTTTTCGGATTTGGCGGCCGCCGCCAGAAAAAAGATTTTAAAAAAGGAAAAGACATTGCCATTGATTTGGAAATTTCTCTGCAAGATACATTAAAAGGAAAGGAGCAAATAATAACTTTATATAAAATGATTAATTGTTCCCGTTGCGCAGGAACCGGAGCAGAGCCGGGAACAAAAATTCAGGAATGTTTTTCCTGTCGGGGCAAAGGCCAGGTTCAGCAAATCAAAAAAACTTATTTCGGCTCTTTTACCCGTTGGATAATCTGTCCGGAATGCCGAGGCGAGGGTTATCGGCCGGAAAAATTTTGTAATGTTTGTCAAGGCGAGGGAAGAATAAAAGCTCAGGACAATATTAAAATTTGGATTCCGGCCGGAGTTGATACCAATCAGGAAATTAGAATTGAGGGCAAGGGCGAAGCCGGGAAACGAGGTGGAAAATCGGGCGATTTATATGTCAGAATTTTGGTAAAGCGTCACCCGGTTTTTAAGAGAAGGGGAGATGATTTGTATATTTCTCTGCCTATAACCTTTACTCAGGCGGCTTTGGGAGATGAGATTGAAGCGCCAACTTTAGACGAAAAAAATTTTTTATTGAAAGTGCCGGCCGGCCTTGAATCCGGGAAAATTTTGCGAATTTCCGGCAAAGGCATTCCTCATTTTTCCGGTTACGGCAAAGGAAATTTATATATTGAATTGATTGTCAAAACGCCGAAAAAATTAACCAAAAAACAAAAAGAATTGTTAGAAGAGCTGAAGCGACAGGGAATATAA
- the dnaK gene encoding molecular chaperone DnaK, whose protein sequence is MSKILGIDLGTTFSAMAVMESGEPKIIENKEGARTTPSVVALTKAGERLIGILAKRQQVTNHKNTIFSAKRLVGRRFSDPVIQKDKKLLPYEIKEASDGGVEIKMAEKWFKPAEISAMVLQKLKVDAEEKLGEKITEAIITCPAYFDDSQRKATKVAGEIAGFNVKMIINEPTAAALAYGLTKKAGQQILVYDFGGGTFDVSILDIKKDPDTVEVIGVGGDTHLGGDDFDQRIMDWLVAEFKKQEGIDLSKDTLALQRIKESAEKAKIELSSVLETEINLPFISADSSGPKHFYYKLTRARLKELVADYIAKSMDLVKQTLKETKLGPKDIEEVILVGGQTRMPAIQDAVKNLFNKEPNKSINPDEVVAIGAAIQGAIMGGEAKEVLLLDATPLSLGIETLGGVNTILIPKNTIYPTTKSQIFSTAADNQTSVEIHILQGERPMAQDNKSLGRFILDGIPPSPRGLPQIEVTFDVDANGILNVLAKDKATGKSQSIKIEGSIGISKEEIEKMKKEAEIYLAEDQKKRELIEVRNLTDNLIYTTEKTLKEMGEKIPSDTKKEIEEKLEELKKVKESHNIEEIKQKTADLSQTIQKIGADMYKATDKEKPEGEKPKEEPKAEEGDYKEKP, encoded by the coding sequence ATGAGTAAAATATTAGGTATTGATTTGGGAACCACTTTTTCGGCCATGGCCGTGATGGAAAGCGGAGAACCGAAAATTATTGAGAATAAAGAAGGAGCCAGAACCACTCCTTCGGTTGTTGCTTTAACCAAGGCCGGAGAAAGGTTAATTGGTATTTTAGCCAAAAGACAGCAGGTAACAAACCATAAAAACACTATTTTTTCCGCCAAGCGTCTGGTTGGACGACGTTTTTCCGACCCAGTGATTCAAAAAGACAAAAAACTTTTACCTTATGAAATAAAAGAGGCCTCAGATGGCGGGGTTGAGATAAAAATGGCGGAAAAATGGTTTAAACCAGCTGAAATTTCAGCCATGGTTTTGCAGAAACTAAAGGTTGATGCTGAAGAGAAATTAGGAGAAAAAATAACAGAAGCAATAATTACCTGCCCGGCTTATTTTGATGATTCCCAGAGAAAAGCAACCAAGGTGGCTGGAGAAATTGCCGGTTTTAATGTAAAAATGATTATTAACGAGCCAACAGCTGCTGCTTTGGCTTATGGTTTGACCAAAAAGGCAGGTCAGCAGATTTTGGTCTATGATTTTGGCGGCGGGACTTTTGATGTTTCAATCTTGGATATTAAAAAAGACCCTGATACAGTAGAAGTTATTGGCGTAGGTGGAGACACCCATCTTGGCGGAGATGATTTTGACCAAAGAATAATGGATTGGCTGGTTGCCGAATTCAAGAAACAGGAAGGCATTGATTTATCAAAAGATACCTTGGCTTTGCAAAGAATAAAGGAGTCGGCCGAAAAAGCAAAAATTGAATTATCTTCTGTTTTGGAAACGGAAATCAATCTGCCTTTTATTTCAGCCGATTCTTCGGGACCAAAACATTTTTACTATAAATTAACCAGAGCAAGGCTAAAAGAATTAGTCGCTGACTACATTGCCAAATCAATGGATTTGGTTAAACAAACCTTAAAAGAGACCAAACTTGGACCCAAGGACATAGAAGAGGTTATCTTAGTCGGCGGACAAACAAGAATGCCGGCTATACAGGATGCGGTCAAAAATCTTTTTAACAAAGAGCCAAATAAATCAATTAATCCTGATGAAGTAGTGGCAATCGGAGCGGCCATACAGGGCGCAATTATGGGAGGAGAGGCAAAAGAAGTTCTTTTACTGGATGCCACCCCCCTTTCTTTGGGTATTGAAACATTAGGGGGGGTGAACACCATTTTGATTCCCAAAAACACTATTTACCCAACAACAAAAAGCCAGATATTTTCCACGGCTGCTGATAACCAGACCTCAGTAGAGATTCATATTTTACAAGGAGAACGGCCAATGGCTCAAGACAATAAAAGTTTGGGCAGGTTTATTTTAGACGGCATTCCGCCGTCTCCTCGGGGACTTCCTCAAATTGAAGTAACTTTTGATGTTGACGCCAATGGCATTTTAAATGTTTTGGCTAAAGATAAAGCAACCGGAAAATCGCAATCAATAAAGATAGAGGGTTCAATTGGCATATCAAAAGAGGAAATTGAAAAAATGAAAAAAGAGGCGGAAATCTATTTAGCTGAAGACCAGAAAAAAAGAGAGTTAATTGAAGTCAGGAATTTAACCGATAATTTGATTTATACGACCGAAAAGACATTGAAAGAAATGGGAGAAAAAATTCCTTCGGATACAAAAAAAGAAATTGAAGAAAAACTTGAAGAATTAAAAAAAGTCAAAGAAAGTCATAATATAGAAGAAATAAAACAAAAAACAGCTGATTTGTCTCAGACAATTCAGAAAATCGGGGCAGATATGTATAAAGCCACTGACAAAGAAAAACCGGAGGGAGAAAAACCAAAAGAGGAACCGAAAGCCGAAGAAGGCGACTATAAAGAAAAACCTTAA
- a CDS encoding nucleotide exchange factor GrpE encodes MTEEETKQVKSEEEKKLEKKLEDCQKQKDDYLAGWQRSRADFLNYKKEEMERIAGFLKYAEEEFVLKILPILDNFDIGEKKLPENLKENESVRGILQIKTQILDFLKVWGVEEIKTTVGEKFDPNFHEAIEQVELKDKEPGVIDEEIQKGYKINSRLLRPARVRVTK; translated from the coding sequence ATGACAGAAGAAGAAACAAAACAAGTAAAATCTGAAGAAGAAAAAAAACTTGAAAAAAAACTTGAGGACTGCCAGAAGCAAAAAGACGACTATTTGGCCGGCTGGCAACGTTCGCGCGCCGATTTTCTAAATTACAAAAAAGAAGAGATGGAAAGAATAGCTGGTTTTTTGAAATATGCCGAAGAAGAGTTTGTTTTAAAAATTTTGCCAATTTTGGATAATTTTGACATTGGAGAGAAAAAATTACCTGAAAACCTGAAAGAAAATGAAAGTGTCAGGGGAATTTTGCAAATTAAGACCCAAATTTTGGATTTTTTAAAGGTTTGGGGGGTTGAAGAAATAAAAACAACGGTTGGTGAAAAATTTGACCCGAATTTTCATGAAGCAATTGAGCAAGTTGAATTAAAAGATAAAGAGCCAGGTGTTATTGACGAAGAAATCCAAAAGGGATATAAAATTAACAGCAGGTTATTAAGGCCCGCCAGGGTGAGGGTTACCAAGTAA
- a CDS encoding FtsQ-type POTRA domain-containing protein, translated as MVKQYRKPLRFKKRKLIYGQRFFWPTLLVLIISGGFFYLLFSSPIFQIKKIEITGNQKISTGEIQNLIQTQIKKRMLFFDTKSIFLARLNKIDEVILKEFPQIAETNSKRRFPDTLKIGIKERKPLAIFSDSENYFLIDRQGIIFEQVGSDYQGLKIKNLILIESPKLGQRAVEKEKLKQIFEIESKLKDELKILISEASIVSEKRLNIKTLEGWQIYFNPTKDIKNQLFNLILTLREKIPPEGWKNLEYIDLRFEGRVYYKFLN; from the coding sequence ATGGTGAAACAATACAGAAAACCCCTTCGGTTTAAAAAAAGAAAACTGATTTATGGCCAGCGATTTTTTTGGCCAACCCTTTTGGTTTTAATAATCAGCGGAGGTTTTTTTTATCTTCTTTTTTCTTCTCCCATTTTCCAAATTAAAAAAATAGAAATTACAGGCAATCAAAAAATTTCAACCGGAGAAATCCAAAATTTAATTCAAACTCAAATTAAAAAAAGAATGTTGTTTTTTGACACAAAAAGTATTTTTTTGGCAAGGTTGAACAAAATAGATGAGGTGATTTTAAAAGAATTCCCCCAAATTGCTGAAACGAATTCCAAGAGAAGATTTCCCGATACCTTAAAAATAGGAATTAAAGAAAGGAAGCCGTTGGCAATTTTTTCCGACAGTGAAAATTATTTTTTAATTGACCGACAAGGAATAATTTTTGAGCAGGTTGGCTCGGATTATCAAGGGCTAAAAATTAAAAACTTAATTTTAATTGAAAGTCCGAAATTGGGCCAGAGGGCGGTTGAGAAAGAAAAATTAAAACAGATTTTTGAAATTGAATCCAAGCTGAAAGACGAGTTAAAAATTTTAATTTCCGAGGCCTCAATTGTCTCTGAAAAAAGATTGAACATTAAAACCTTAGAAGGTTGGCAGATTTATTTTAACCCGACAAAAGATATTAAAAATCAACTTTTCAATTTAATTTTAACTTTAAGAGAAAAAATTCCACCCGAGGGTTGGAAAAATTTAGAATACATTGATTTAAGATTTGAAGGCAGGGTTTATTATAAATTCTTAAATTAG
- a CDS encoding peptidoglycan bridge formation glycyltransferase FemA/FemB family protein, with the protein MEIREIKDKNIWENFLLKCIDKTFLQSWNWGEFNQKMGNKIWRLAIYNDRELFSVVLVSKISAKRGTFLLIQHGPGAKIQNPKSKTQILEILLEELKRIGRKEKVDFVRMAPLWERNKENQEIFKKLGFREAPIHANAYEATWKLDITLSEEELLKNMRKTTRYLIRQAQKNNDIEIFQAWEANNVETFNKIHQEVVKVQKFIPFSLEHFKNELLAFQKDNQVRLFFGKYKGETVASAFVLFWSNIGFYHHAALLPQYHKTPVSYLLLWEAIKEAKKRGCFLFDFWGFVDPKKQTNHPWTGPTLFKMGFGGRSYEYVKTQDFPLSKKYWLTCFFEKIRKIKRGL; encoded by the coding sequence ATGGAAATTAGGGAAATCAAAGACAAAAATATTTGGGAGAATTTTCTTTTAAAATGTATTGATAAGACGTTTTTGCAGTCCTGGAATTGGGGAGAATTTAATCAAAAAATGGGTAATAAAATTTGGAGATTGGCAATATATAATGACAGAGAACTGTTCTCTGTTGTTTTGGTGTCAAAGATTTCCGCTAAAAGGGGAACCTTTCTTTTAATTCAGCATGGACCCGGTGCGAAAATCCAAAATCCAAAATCCAAAACCCAAATATTAGAAATTCTATTAGAAGAGTTAAAAAGAATTGGCCGGAAAGAGAAAGTGGATTTTGTAAGAATGGCGCCGCTTTGGGAAAGAAATAAAGAAAATCAGGAAATTTTCAAAAAATTAGGTTTTAGAGAAGCGCCAATACATGCCAATGCTTATGAAGCCACCTGGAAATTAGATATTACTTTGTCAGAAGAAGAACTTTTGAAGAATATGCGGAAGACGACCCGTTATTTAATCCGCCAGGCGCAAAAAAATAACGATATTGAAATTTTTCAAGCCTGGGAAGCGAACAATGTTGAGACCTTTAATAAAATTCATCAAGAGGTTGTTAAGGTTCAAAAATTTATTCCTTTTTCCCTGGAACATTTTAAAAATGAACTTTTGGCTTTTCAAAAAGACAATCAAGTAAGGTTATTTTTCGGAAAATATAAAGGGGAAACCGTTGCCTCGGCTTTTGTCCTTTTTTGGTCAAATATCGGCTTTTATCACCACGCCGCTTTACTGCCGCAATATCACAAAACCCCGGTTTCTTATTTACTTTTATGGGAAGCAATAAAAGAGGCAAAAAAAAGAGGCTGTTTTTTGTTTGATTTTTGGGGATTTGTTGACCCGAAAAAACAAACGAATCATCCCTGGACAGGCCCCACCCTGTTTAAGATGGGTTTTGGCGGCAGGTCTTATGAATATGTTAAGACCCAGGATTTTCCTTTGTCCAAAAAATATTGGCTTACTTGTTTTTTTGAAAAAATAAGAAAAATCAAACGTGGCCTATAA